One Klebsiella sp. RIT-PI-d genomic window carries:
- the ugpB gene encoding sn-glycerol-3-phosphate ABC transporter substrate-binding protein UgpB, producing MTSLRHTALGMALGLAFAGNALAVTTIPFWHSMEGELGKEVDSLAQRFNQANPDYKIVPTYKGNYEQSLSAGIAAFRTGNAPAILQVYEVGTATMMASKAIKPVYEVFKDAGINFDESQFVPTVAGYYTDSKTGHLLSQPFNSSTPVLYYNKDAFKKAGLDPEQPPKTWQDLAAYTAKLKAAGMKCGYASGWQGWIQIENFSAWHGLPVASKNNGFDGTDAVLEFNKPEQVKHIALLADLNKKGDFSYFGRKDESTEKFYSGDCAITTASSGSLADIRHYAKFNYGVGMMPYDADIKGAPQNAIIGGASLWVMQGKDKALYTGVAKFLDFLAKPENAAEWHQKTGYLPITTAAYDLTRQQGFYDKNPGADIATRQMLNKPPLPFTKGLRLGNMPQIRTIVDEELESVWTGKKTPQQALDSTVERGNQLLRRFEQSTKS from the coding sequence ATGACATCGTTACGACATACAGCTCTGGGAATGGCGTTAGGTCTGGCATTTGCGGGTAACGCCCTTGCCGTTACGACTATTCCATTCTGGCACTCAATGGAAGGTGAACTGGGTAAAGAAGTAGATTCTCTGGCACAGCGTTTTAACCAGGCCAATCCGGATTACAAAATTGTGCCGACCTACAAAGGTAACTACGAGCAGAGCCTGAGCGCCGGCATTGCGGCGTTTCGTACCGGTAACGCACCGGCAATCCTTCAGGTTTACGAAGTTGGCACTGCTACCATGATGGCCTCAAAAGCGATCAAGCCGGTGTATGAAGTGTTCAAAGATGCCGGTATCAACTTTGATGAATCGCAGTTTGTGCCGACGGTAGCCGGTTACTACACCGATTCTAAAACCGGGCATCTGCTCTCTCAGCCGTTCAACAGCTCGACACCGGTTCTGTATTACAACAAAGACGCGTTTAAGAAAGCGGGTTTAGATCCGGAACAGCCGCCGAAAACCTGGCAGGATCTGGCGGCCTATACCGCAAAATTGAAAGCGGCAGGTATGAAGTGCGGCTATGCCAGCGGCTGGCAGGGCTGGATCCAGATTGAAAACTTCAGCGCCTGGCACGGCCTGCCGGTTGCCAGCAAAAACAACGGTTTTGACGGTACGGATGCCGTGCTGGAGTTCAACAAGCCGGAGCAGGTAAAACATATTGCCCTGCTGGCGGATTTGAACAAGAAGGGCGATTTCAGCTACTTCGGGCGCAAAGATGAATCTACCGAGAAGTTCTATAGCGGTGATTGCGCGATCACTACTGCGTCTTCTGGCTCGCTGGCAGATATTCGCCACTACGCCAAATTCAATTATGGCGTGGGTATGATGCCGTACGATGCCGACATTAAAGGCGCGCCGCAGAACGCGATTATCGGCGGAGCCAGCTTGTGGGTGATGCAGGGTAAAGATAAAGCGCTGTATACCGGAGTAGCCAAATTCCTCGATTTCCTGGCGAAGCCGGAAAATGCGGCGGAATGGCATCAGAAAACGGGCTATCTGCCGATCACTACCGCCGCTTATGACCTGACTCGTCAGCAAGGGTTTTATGACAAAAATCCGGGTGCAGATATTGCCACGCGCCAGATGCTGAACAAGCCGCCATTACCGTTTACTAAAGGATTGCGTCTGGGCAACATGCCGCAGATCCGCACTATTGTGGATGAAGAGCTGGAAAGCGTGTGGACCGGTAAGAAAACGCCACAGCAGGCGCTGGACTCCACCGTTGAGCGCGGTAATCAGCTGCTGCGTCGTTTTGAGCAATCCACCAAATCGTAA
- the livF gene encoding high-affinity branched-chain amino acid ABC transporter ATP-binding protein LivF: MEKIMLSFDNVSAHYGKIQALHNVSLSINQGEIVTLIGANGAGKTTLLGTLCGDPRATSGRIVFDGKDITDWQTAKIMREAVAIVPEGRRVFSRMTVEENLAMGGFFAERDQFHERIKWVYELFPRLHERRIQRAGTMSGGEQQMLAIGRALMSQPRLLLLDEPSLGLAPIIIQQIFDTIEQLREQGMTIFLVEQNANQALKLADRGYVLENGHVVLSDTGDALLANEAVRSAYLGG; encoded by the coding sequence ATGGAAAAGATAATGTTATCCTTCGATAACGTTAGTGCGCACTACGGTAAGATCCAGGCGCTACATAACGTCAGCCTGAGCATTAACCAGGGCGAAATCGTCACCCTCATCGGCGCTAACGGCGCGGGAAAAACCACGCTTCTCGGTACGCTGTGTGGCGATCCGCGCGCGACCAGCGGACGTATTGTCTTTGATGGCAAAGACATTACCGACTGGCAAACGGCAAAGATTATGCGTGAAGCGGTGGCGATCGTTCCGGAAGGGCGTCGCGTCTTCTCGCGCATGACGGTAGAAGAGAATCTGGCGATGGGGGGCTTCTTTGCCGAGCGGGATCAGTTTCACGAGCGCATTAAGTGGGTTTATGAACTGTTTCCGCGTCTGCACGAACGGCGCATTCAGCGTGCGGGTACGATGTCCGGCGGTGAGCAGCAAATGCTGGCGATAGGACGTGCGCTAATGAGTCAGCCGCGCCTGCTGCTGCTCGATGAGCCGTCACTGGGATTAGCCCCGATTATTATTCAGCAGATTTTCGATACCATCGAACAACTGCGCGAGCAGGGGATGACCATCTTCCTGGTTGAACAGAACGCCAACCAGGCGCTGAAGCTTGCCGACCGTGGCTACGTGCTGGAGAACGGCCACGTCGTGCTCTCCGACACCGGCGACGCGCTGCTGGCGAACGAAGCGGTACGCAGCGCCTATCTGGGCGGTTAA
- the livG gene encoding high-affinity branched-chain amino acid ABC transporter ATP-binding protein LivG gives MSQPLLSVNGLMMRFGGLLAVNNVALDLHPQEIVSLIGPNGAGKTTVFNCLTGFYKPTGGTIMLRDKHLEGLPGQQIARMGVVRTFQHVRLFREMTVIENLLVAQHQQLKSGVFSGLLKTPAFRRAQSEALDRAATWLERIGLLAHANRQASNLAYGDQRRLEIARCMVTQPEILMLDEPAAGLNPKETKELDELIVELRTHHNTTILLIEHDMKLVMGISDRIYVVNQGTPLASGTPEQIRHNPDVIRAYLGEA, from the coding sequence ATGAGTCAGCCATTATTATCAGTAAACGGTCTGATGATGCGCTTTGGCGGCCTGTTGGCGGTCAATAACGTTGCGCTGGATCTGCACCCTCAGGAAATTGTGTCACTTATCGGTCCAAACGGTGCGGGGAAAACCACGGTGTTTAACTGCCTGACCGGTTTCTATAAACCGACCGGCGGCACCATTATGCTGCGCGACAAACATCTCGAAGGATTGCCGGGGCAGCAAATTGCCCGCATGGGCGTGGTACGGACATTTCAGCACGTGCGTCTGTTCCGTGAAATGACGGTGATTGAAAACCTGCTGGTGGCGCAACATCAACAGCTGAAAAGCGGAGTATTTTCCGGCCTGCTTAAAACGCCGGCTTTCCGTCGCGCCCAGAGTGAGGCCCTGGATCGCGCCGCAACCTGGCTTGAGCGTATTGGTTTGCTGGCCCATGCCAACCGTCAGGCCAGTAACCTGGCGTACGGCGATCAGCGTCGTCTGGAGATCGCCCGCTGCATGGTAACGCAGCCGGAGATCCTGATGCTGGATGAACCGGCAGCGGGCCTGAACCCGAAAGAAACTAAAGAGCTGGATGAGCTGATTGTCGAGTTACGCACGCACCATAACACCACTATTCTGCTGATTGAGCACGATATGAAGCTGGTCATGGGCATCTCCGATCGTATTTACGTGGTGAACCAGGGGACGCCGCTGGCAAGCGGAACGCCGGAACAGATTCGTCATAACCCGGACGTGATCCGCGCCTATTTGGGGGAGGCATAA